Proteins encoded in a region of the Puniceicoccaceae bacterium genome:
- a CDS encoding NAD(P)H-dependent oxidoreductase subunit E → MDLKAETLERIERLIPRYPEKRSLVLPLLHIIQEERGYICDSSMEWVAQKLDIPPMAVLEVLTFYPMFRRKPIGKIHVKVCRTLPCALNGAYSLCEQLQEKLECKLGETSPDGNFTIEFVECIANCGTGPVVQVDETMHENVSPEKVDTFVEQLKALAKQS, encoded by the coding sequence ATGGATTTAAAAGCCGAAACTCTCGAACGAATCGAAAGGCTGATTCCCCGTTATCCGGAAAAACGCAGTCTGGTGCTTCCACTGCTGCACATCATACAGGAAGAACGGGGATATATCTGTGACTCATCCATGGAATGGGTCGCGCAGAAGCTCGACATTCCACCCATGGCCGTACTGGAAGTGCTGACCTTTTACCCGATGTTCCGACGCAAACCGATCGGGAAAATCCACGTGAAGGTTTGCCGTACGCTTCCCTGTGCGCTGAACGGCGCCTATTCCCTTTGTGAGCAGTTGCAGGAAAAACTGGAGTGCAAGTTAGGGGAAACTTCTCCCGATGGCAATTTCACCATCGAATTTGTCGAATGCATTGCCAATTGTGGGACAGGCCCCGTGGTTCAGGTGGATGAAACCATGCATGAGAATGTGTCTCCCGAAAAGGTGGACACATTCGTGGAGCAACTGAAAGCACTCGCGAAGCAATCTTAA
- the nuoD gene encoding NADH dehydrogenase (quinone) subunit D, whose translation MMAETKEISIGDAQARADALHSEKMAINVGPSHPTTHGVLRLVMDLDGDTIHRVDPVVGYLHRGDEKIAENMTYNQFVPYTDRLDYLAPLANNMAYAIAVEKLAGIQLPERCEAIRVITAELARISSHLLGIGVFAMDTGAWTPFMYCFTEREKLFDLFEELTGARFTTSYTRIGGVTRDLPEGWTDKVLKFLDEFRRTLDEVDGLLSRNRIFYDRCVGVGVISREKALDYGLTGANLRGCGIDWDLRRDKPYSGYEKYDFEVPLGSTGDCYDRFLVRMEEVKQSAHIVKQAIEQLPGGLWYAEDAKKLYLPPKSKVLTSMEELIQNFMLVTQGPEVPEGEVYFEAENPKGALGFYVVSHGGGVPYRLKIRGPSFCNLSILSELLPGHMLTDVTTILGSLDFVMGECDR comes from the coding sequence ATCATGGCTGAAACCAAAGAAATTTCGATCGGAGATGCGCAGGCGAGAGCCGATGCGTTGCATTCCGAAAAAATGGCGATCAATGTAGGTCCTTCTCATCCGACGACTCACGGTGTGCTTCGTCTGGTAATGGACCTTGATGGCGATACCATTCATCGTGTGGATCCTGTGGTGGGTTATCTTCACCGGGGAGATGAAAAAATCGCCGAAAATATGACGTATAACCAGTTTGTTCCCTACACGGATCGACTGGACTACCTGGCACCCCTGGCCAATAACATGGCCTATGCGATTGCAGTGGAAAAACTCGCCGGGATACAGTTGCCCGAGCGCTGTGAAGCAATTCGCGTGATCACTGCTGAGCTTGCCCGCATTTCGTCCCACCTGCTGGGCATCGGAGTGTTTGCCATGGACACGGGAGCATGGACGCCGTTCATGTACTGCTTTACCGAGCGCGAAAAACTTTTTGACCTGTTTGAAGAACTCACGGGTGCACGATTCACAACCAGCTATACGCGTATTGGCGGCGTGACGCGGGATCTGCCTGAAGGCTGGACGGATAAGGTGCTCAAGTTTCTTGACGAGTTTCGCCGAACCCTCGATGAGGTGGATGGTTTGCTATCGCGTAACCGTATTTTCTACGACCGCTGTGTGGGGGTGGGGGTGATTTCCAGAGAAAAGGCGCTCGACTATGGTTTAACCGGAGCCAATTTGCGAGGCTGCGGAATTGACTGGGATTTGCGCCGGGACAAACCCTATTCGGGATACGAAAAGTACGATTTTGAGGTGCCTTTGGGATCGACGGGAGATTGTTATGACCGCTTTCTCGTGCGCATGGAGGAGGTCAAGCAGAGTGCGCACATTGTAAAACAGGCGATTGAGCAGCTGCCCGGAGGACTCTGGTATGCAGAGGATGCGAAGAAACTCTACCTTCCCCCCAAGTCGAAAGTACTGACGAGCATGGAGGAATTGATCCAGAATTTCATGCTGGTGACCCAGGGGCCGGAGGTTCCAGAGGGTGAAGTCTATTTTGAAGCGGAGAATCCCAAGGGTGCGCTTGGATTCTATGTCGTGTCCCACGGTGGAGGGGTTCCGTATCGTCTGAAAATCCGTGGACCCAGTTTTTGTAACCTCAGTATCCTCTCCGAGCTGTTGCCGGGACACATGCTGACCGATGTCACGACCATTCTCGGGAGTCTCGACTTCGTGATGGGCGAGTGCGACCGGTAA
- a CDS encoding NADH-quinone oxidoreductase subunit C — MNLNQKFKFLVPIASIDCPSFRCPASDLVAVMTYLRDSAGYAMLADLTAVDNGPGSSPRFCGVYHVLNMETREYLRLRVDAEGDETPTLPSVTSIYSAANWHERETYDMFGITYKGHPDLRRILMWDGYPHFPLRKEFPLAGIEEEYPEEDVVERTGLVVKPAPMAGGPFVAASAGPMSAREPRGKDQSWTEQHAKD; from the coding sequence ATGAATCTCAACCAGAAATTCAAATTCCTCGTTCCCATCGCTTCCATCGACTGCCCCAGTTTTCGTTGTCCGGCATCTGACCTGGTTGCGGTGATGACCTACCTTCGGGACAGTGCAGGCTATGCAATGCTCGCCGATTTGACCGCAGTGGACAATGGTCCAGGCAGCTCTCCACGGTTTTGCGGAGTCTACCATGTGCTCAACATGGAGACACGGGAGTATCTGCGGTTGCGTGTCGATGCAGAGGGAGATGAAACTCCGACACTTCCATCGGTGACCTCAATTTATTCTGCAGCAAATTGGCATGAGCGTGAGACCTACGACATGTTTGGCATTACCTACAAGGGGCATCCGGATCTCCGGCGCATTCTCATGTGGGACGGATATCCGCATTTTCCGCTGCGAAAGGAGTTTCCGCTTGCCGGAATTGAGGAGGAATACCCGGAAGAGGATGTGGTGGAACGCACCGGTCTGGTCGTCAAACCTGCTCCGATGGCTGGTGGACCGTTTGTTGCTGCTTCGGCAGGTCCGATGAGTGCACGGGAGCCGCGAGGCAAAGACCAGAGTTGGACGGAGCAACACGCAAAAGATTGA
- the nuoB gene encoding NADH-quinone oxidoreductase subunit NuoB: MIAEKQEIAYNSKVEGEVIVSRADAVINWVRRHSVWPMPMGLACCAIELMGVGASKFDIARFGMEVMRFSPRQSDCMIVAGTVTYKMAQAVRRIYDQMAEPKWVVAMGACASTGGMYRSYATLQGVDRILPVDIYISGCPPRPEALLDGMMRLQEKIKNEQSLFQMKKGRHDPEHLPTGPR; this comes from the coding sequence ATGATCGCTGAGAAGCAGGAAATTGCATACAACAGCAAGGTTGAGGGAGAGGTTATCGTATCCCGGGCCGATGCGGTGATTAACTGGGTTCGCCGACATTCCGTTTGGCCAATGCCCATGGGGCTGGCGTGTTGTGCCATCGAGTTGATGGGAGTGGGTGCGTCAAAGTTTGACATCGCTCGATTTGGGATGGAGGTCATGCGTTTTTCCCCTCGGCAGAGCGACTGCATGATTGTGGCGGGAACGGTAACCTACAAGATGGCACAGGCGGTCCGTCGCATTTACGATCAGATGGCAGAACCGAAATGGGTGGTAGCCATGGGAGCCTGTGCGTCAACGGGGGGAATGTATCGTTCCTACGCGACGCTCCAGGGCGTGGATCGCATTTTGCCGGTTGATATCTACATCAGCGGCTGTCCACCCCGACCTGAGGCCTTGTTGGATGGCATGATGCGTCTGCAGGAAAAAATTAAGAACGAGCAATCCCTGTTTCAGATGAAAAAGGGACGCCACGATCCGGAGCACCTTCCCACCGGTCCTCGCTGA
- a CDS encoding NADH-quinone oxidoreductase subunit A produces the protein MGDASYIPIVIQISLAVGTAVAIIVISHLFGQKVVGNRIKDSAYECGMRPLEEMGSRFSIRFYVTAMLFILFDIEVVFLIPWTLIYRDFLSVGIPILTPVLCFMAILVVGLVYEVKKGAIDWEK, from the coding sequence ATGGGAGACGCTTCTTACATACCGATTGTGATCCAGATTTCCCTCGCGGTGGGTACTGCGGTGGCGATCATTGTGATCAGTCATCTGTTTGGCCAAAAGGTGGTTGGGAATCGCATCAAGGATTCGGCATACGAGTGTGGGATGCGGCCACTGGAGGAAATGGGTTCGAGGTTTTCGATTCGATTCTATGTGACAGCGATGCTGTTCATTCTTTTTGATATCGAAGTCGTTTTTCTGATCCCATGGACGTTGATCTATCGCGATTTTTTGAGTGTTGGCATTCCGATTTTGACTCCGGTGCTTTGTTTCATGGCCATCCTTGTGGTAGGGTTGGTTTATGAAGTCAAAAAGGGGGCTATTGATTGGGAGAAGTAA
- a CDS encoding phosphatase PAP2 family protein, which yields MLGLLYSRAFRLSLQGVAFVVILWWIYLLFADGTLDESVAALFFVQGPTGNWPMADQWWVKLAYHGIPIFTGIWGLGTIAIFAAGYWSHRFRKWRSISLFCLLLLGLGPGVLVNAVLKDHWGRPRPRDTVTFNGTEAFQAAYVRADHWGKSFPCGHCSIGVSLCAFAFWNRRRRNDRRMSHLWWVVTIGFGAYLGVARMASGGHYLSDVLVSGVLIVGLAWVLDSFLPWVRWEREEGCEAETQFPLVSKGRLLFPTLVLSAGCLTAAGLAFPYDRAGVIELDLASALTEREPEALRLHGSGDRVQVESTEPSIRWRGPEVLDSPNTGNLRFVFHAKGFGFPWSEVEVEPTLVRSGCNSAWIVDFGVARSGFFKELKVEIEPCP from the coding sequence ATGTTGGGCTTGTTGTACAGTCGCGCGTTTCGCTTGAGCCTCCAGGGTGTTGCATTTGTTGTTATCCTCTGGTGGATCTACTTGCTCTTCGCAGATGGCACACTGGACGAATCGGTAGCGGCACTTTTTTTTGTGCAGGGGCCGACTGGAAACTGGCCGATGGCGGACCAGTGGTGGGTGAAGCTTGCCTATCATGGCATTCCGATATTCACGGGCATCTGGGGACTGGGAACGATTGCGATATTTGCAGCCGGATACTGGAGTCACCGATTTCGCAAATGGCGTTCCATCAGCCTGTTCTGTTTGCTACTGCTGGGACTTGGGCCGGGGGTGCTGGTCAATGCGGTTCTCAAAGATCACTGGGGTCGTCCCCGTCCGAGGGACACGGTTACCTTTAATGGAACTGAGGCATTCCAGGCCGCGTATGTGCGGGCGGATCACTGGGGGAAATCCTTTCCCTGCGGGCATTGTTCCATCGGAGTTTCCCTCTGTGCATTTGCGTTTTGGAATCGTCGTCGCCGCAATGACCGCAGGATGTCGCATCTCTGGTGGGTTGTGACCATTGGGTTTGGGGCTTATCTTGGCGTTGCTCGCATGGCATCGGGCGGTCACTACCTTTCGGATGTGCTGGTCTCAGGAGTATTGATCGTAGGATTGGCGTGGGTGTTGGACAGTTTTCTTCCCTGGGTGCGCTGGGAACGAGAGGAAGGCTGTGAGGCTGAGACACAGTTTCCACTGGTTTCCAAGGGACGGTTGCTGTTTCCCACGCTTGTATTGTCGGCAGGATGTTTGACTGCCGCAGGGCTTGCCTTCCCTTATGATCGTGCGGGGGTGATTGAACTGGATCTGGCATCGGCACTGACCGAAAGGGAACCTGAAGCACTGCGTTTGCACGGAAGTGGAGATCGGGTGCAGGTGGAGTCCACGGAACCTTCGATCCGCTGGCGTGGACCCGAGGTGTTGGACTCACCCAATACCGGTAACCTTCGCTTTGTGTTTCATGCCAAAGGGTTTGGCTTTCCCTGGAGTGAGGTTGAAGTCGAGCCGACGCTGGTACGCAGTGGCTGTAATTCTGCATGGATCGTGGATTTTGGCGTTGCGAGGTCTGGTTTTTTCAAGGAACTCAAAGTAGAAATTGAACCTTGTCCCTGA
- a CDS encoding beta-ketoacyl-[acyl-carrier-protein] synthase family protein yields the protein MRSDRIVITGIGLTSPIGNSLMEMRENLLAGKTNIQEIDLRHMGMTPAGVCEFDERKYLTRRHLRVCTRVGSIAVFCAREAVADAGIELDHLPKERTGIYLGITEHGNVETENEVHNISQFDYDVKFWTHHHNPRTVANNPAGEVSIHMGITGPHYTIGAACAAGNAGIIQGLQMLRLGEVDLAIAGGVSESIRSFGIFAGFKSQGALAHHSDPNRASRPFDKSRNGIVVSEGGCIYILERLESALSRGARIYGEIAGYSINSDAKDHVLPDSDGQIRCMRLALASAGMQPHDIDILNTHATSTPQGDIQEAGAVRTVFESSDRTCVNNTKSFIGHAMGAAGALELAGNIPAFDDGIVHPTINVEDLDPECELPNLVINQPLQTSGIRTIFNNSFGMLGINSSLILKKFEAGS from the coding sequence ATGCGTTCTGACAGAATCGTAATCACAGGAATCGGACTCACCTCTCCCATCGGAAATTCGCTGATGGAAATGCGGGAAAATTTGCTCGCTGGAAAAACGAACATCCAGGAGATCGACTTGCGCCACATGGGAATGACTCCTGCCGGAGTTTGCGAATTTGATGAACGCAAATACCTTACAAGGCGACATTTGCGAGTATGCACACGCGTCGGAAGCATTGCGGTGTTCTGCGCAAGGGAAGCGGTTGCTGATGCCGGTATCGAGCTGGACCACCTGCCAAAGGAGCGTACCGGAATTTATTTGGGAATCACCGAACACGGCAACGTTGAAACCGAAAATGAAGTCCACAACATCTCCCAGTTTGACTACGATGTAAAATTTTGGACACACCACCACAACCCACGCACGGTGGCAAACAACCCCGCAGGAGAGGTGTCGATCCACATGGGCATCACGGGACCTCACTACACGATCGGAGCAGCCTGCGCGGCAGGAAATGCGGGAATCATCCAAGGCTTGCAGATGCTTCGCCTGGGTGAGGTGGATCTGGCGATTGCCGGTGGTGTCAGCGAGAGCATTCGTTCTTTTGGCATCTTTGCTGGATTCAAGAGTCAGGGAGCACTGGCACATCACTCCGACCCCAACCGAGCCAGTCGCCCCTTTGACAAATCCCGCAACGGCATCGTGGTCTCGGAAGGAGGCTGCATTTACATTCTCGAGCGCCTTGAAAGTGCCTTGTCCCGAGGTGCGCGCATCTACGGGGAAATCGCAGGATATTCGATCAATTCCGACGCAAAAGACCATGTCCTGCCCGATTCCGATGGGCAAATCCGCTGCATGCGACTCGCGCTGGCATCGGCCGGTATGCAACCTCACGACATCGACATTCTCAATACCCACGCAACCTCCACTCCGCAAGGTGACATTCAGGAAGCCGGGGCAGTGCGAACAGTCTTTGAGTCCTCCGACCGGACCTGCGTCAACAACACCAAAAGCTTCATCGGGCATGCCATGGGTGCTGCTGGAGCACTTGAACTGGCTGGCAACATTCCCGCTTTCGACGATGGCATCGTGCACCCAACGATCAATGTGGAAGATCTTGACCCCGAATGCGAATTGCCCAACCTTGTGATAAACCAGCCTTTGCAAACCTCGGGTATCCGGACAATTTTTAACAACTCGTTCGGGATGTTGGGGATCAATTCATCTTTGATCTTGAAAAAATTCGAAGCTGGTTCATAA
- a CDS encoding acyl carrier protein: MTADEVKKIILEIIAEIAPDEDLSDVKPDVRLRDQLDLDSMDFLDIVMELRKQHGIEVPESDYQKLASLDSCADYLGPKFKETAA, encoded by the coding sequence ATGACTGCAGACGAAGTAAAGAAAATCATCTTGGAAATCATCGCGGAGATCGCACCCGACGAAGATCTCAGTGACGTGAAGCCGGACGTACGGCTGCGGGATCAGCTCGATCTCGACTCCATGGATTTTCTCGATATTGTCATGGAGTTGCGCAAGCAACACGGGATTGAAGTTCCCGAATCCGACTACCAAAAGTTAGCCTCTCTGGATAGCTGTGCGGATTACCTTGGACCCAAGTTCAAGGAAACAGCAGCCTGA
- a CDS encoding NAD(P)/FAD-dependent oxidoreductase, with the protein MAKLNGNHYDVVVIGAGMSGLAASIRLAMFDNRVLLLERHNAPGGLNSYYRLGGYAFDVGLHALTNWVPPGTRGTPLGKIFRQLRISRDTFDLCEQTRSAIRFPSLTLEFSNDFELFRSQVALHFPREIDAFDRFTQFVRSYHAVNLAPDSSSAREQIRQYIANPDLIEMLMCPLLYYGSARENDMDFGQFVVLFQAIFLEGFCRPYEGVRPILRTLLRRAKEVGVERHMSLGVKELESDGQRVRSILLDNGEVVTANHIVSTIGSNETECICSDATTSISADAPTVGRLSFSEVIAILDINPRELGFEHTIVFFNTDPVMHYERPGGLLDERSGVICVPNNYDFGERELPDGVLRVTAQANYPLWTALDEASYQEQKNVTTERLLQIAAQVTPKVQPDLLRQHIRFTDCFTPRTITRFTGHFSGAVYGAPVKVKDGQTRLKNLYLCGTDQGFLGIVGSMLSGISIVNYHILKGS; encoded by the coding sequence TTGGCAAAGCTCAACGGAAATCATTACGACGTCGTCGTTATCGGAGCGGGCATGTCAGGCCTGGCCGCCAGCATACGGCTCGCGATGTTTGACAATCGGGTGCTGCTGCTCGAGCGTCACAATGCCCCCGGTGGACTCAACAGTTACTACCGCCTTGGAGGCTATGCGTTTGATGTGGGACTGCACGCCCTGACCAATTGGGTACCACCGGGAACGCGAGGGACTCCCCTTGGCAAAATCTTTCGCCAACTTCGCATTTCACGCGATACTTTTGACCTGTGCGAACAGACTCGCTCCGCCATCCGCTTTCCATCGCTGACCCTGGAGTTTTCAAACGATTTTGAACTGTTTCGCTCTCAGGTCGCATTACACTTTCCCCGCGAAATCGATGCATTTGACCGATTCACGCAATTCGTGAGATCCTACCACGCCGTCAATCTGGCTCCCGACTCAAGTTCTGCCCGTGAACAGATTCGCCAATACATCGCAAATCCTGACCTGATCGAAATGCTGATGTGCCCCCTGCTTTATTATGGTAGTGCACGGGAGAACGACATGGATTTCGGGCAATTTGTCGTGCTTTTCCAAGCCATCTTTCTCGAGGGATTCTGCAGACCCTACGAAGGTGTACGACCGATCTTGCGCACACTGCTCCGCCGGGCAAAGGAAGTCGGAGTCGAACGGCACATGAGTCTTGGTGTCAAGGAACTCGAGAGTGATGGCCAGCGGGTGCGCTCCATCCTTCTCGACAATGGAGAGGTCGTCACCGCCAATCACATTGTATCGACGATTGGCTCCAATGAAACTGAGTGCATCTGCTCCGATGCAACAACCTCCATATCAGCCGATGCACCCACCGTCGGCAGGCTTTCCTTCTCCGAGGTGATCGCGATTCTGGATATCAATCCACGCGAACTCGGGTTTGAGCACACCATTGTATTTTTTAACACGGACCCTGTCATGCACTACGAGCGTCCTGGGGGTCTGCTCGATGAGCGAAGCGGGGTCATCTGCGTACCCAACAACTACGATTTTGGGGAGAGGGAACTGCCTGATGGAGTGCTGAGAGTCACCGCACAGGCCAACTATCCCCTGTGGACCGCGCTCGACGAAGCATCCTACCAGGAACAGAAAAATGTAACCACTGAGCGACTTCTTCAAATTGCCGCACAGGTCACACCGAAAGTTCAGCCAGATCTGCTTCGACAGCACATCCGCTTCACAGATTGCTTCACCCCACGCACGATCACGCGCTTCACAGGCCATTTTTCAGGAGCAGTCTACGGTGCTCCAGTGAAGGTAAAGGACGGGCAAACCCGCCTGAAGAACCTCTATCTCTGTGGAACGGATCAGGGATTTCTGGGCATTGTCGGATCCATGCTCAGTGGAATCTCCATTGTGAACTATCACATTTTAAAAGGATCCTGA
- a CDS encoding M48 family metallopeptidase, producing MNHSKLITLAAGLSALLLSGCYTVPETGRTTMNFMPESMLSEQAAMAFAEMRKEARVSTDRGPNERVQRVGRRILAAAASTGNLPPADQWEFVVFDDDAVINAFAMPGGKVGVYTGILRVAKSDDELAAIIGHEVAHVSARHGNERMSQAMLFTTGGLALGYAVREESESTQQAILLAYGVGTTLGATLPYSRLHENESDEIGLLYMARAGYDPRAAVSFWTRMRDLGGGSVPEFLSTHPAHETRIERLQALMPRALEEYERARAEQR from the coding sequence ATGAATCACTCCAAGCTTATCACACTGGCTGCGGGCTTGTCCGCTCTGTTGCTGTCGGGATGCTACACGGTTCCTGAGACCGGACGTACGACGATGAATTTCATGCCGGAATCGATGCTTTCCGAGCAGGCAGCGATGGCATTTGCTGAAATGCGCAAAGAGGCCAGAGTCTCAACTGACCGCGGTCCTAACGAGCGGGTTCAAAGGGTGGGGCGGCGCATCCTTGCGGCTGCAGCAAGTACCGGAAACCTTCCGCCTGCAGATCAGTGGGAATTTGTCGTATTTGACGATGATGCAGTGATCAATGCCTTTGCGATGCCAGGTGGCAAGGTGGGTGTTTATACCGGTATCCTTCGTGTGGCGAAGAGTGATGATGAACTCGCAGCGATCATCGGGCATGAAGTGGCTCATGTGTCGGCCCGCCACGGAAACGAACGCATGTCTCAGGCAATGCTGTTTACGACAGGAGGTTTAGCACTTGGATATGCTGTAAGGGAAGAATCTGAATCCACTCAACAGGCCATTCTTCTGGCCTATGGGGTAGGCACGACTTTGGGTGCCACGTTACCATACAGTCGTTTGCATGAGAATGAATCTGACGAGATCGGGTTGCTTTACATGGCGCGTGCCGGATACGATCCGCGAGCTGCAGTGAGCTTCTGGACTCGCATGCGAGACCTCGGTGGGGGATCCGTGCCGGAGTTCCTCTCGACTCATCCTGCGCACGAGACTCGAATTGAGCGTCTGCAGGCATTGATGCCGCGTGCCCTGGAGGAATATGAACGTGCTCGGGCGGAACAGCGCTGA
- a CDS encoding PhoH family protein has product MTDSLPKSYVLDTNVLLHDPDSLHKFQEHTVVLPSEVLVEMDRKKTAEGQLGANARRVHRMLRDLFDSRDPKECAKGNSVLEAPLPNGGRIRFVITADNEFSEQENQHLDAALMDRKQPDHRILASAYHLAQISSNPVVLVTKDANMALKAKLLSLSVEDYRNDRISTVEKEGYREVLLDADAFEALSNYEWDHPEANGIELELPADAYINEYFLIRCSDPCYQGIVEPVRHLGDGLVDFLPLYRQHLRQDVNRMDRNGLQMPYGIRVIPRNVEQWIHLDALMDPAISLVTCKGKAGTGKTFLAMAAALHEVLSEHSHYQRLLVARPVVEMGRGIGYLPGSKEEKMAPYMQPYFDNLEVLFPARKKDAKKPHANGNGTPPLKAWERFQQQGILEIEALTYIRGRSIPNCLIVVDEAQNLTPHEVKTVITRLAQGSKLILLGDPQQIDNPFLDARTNGLVYARDRLRGHPIVAHTKLVEGVRSELAELGANLL; this is encoded by the coding sequence ATGACTGATTCTCTGCCAAAGTCTTACGTATTGGATACCAACGTTTTGCTGCATGATCCCGACTCACTGCACAAGTTTCAGGAACACACGGTGGTTCTACCCAGTGAAGTGTTGGTGGAAATGGACCGAAAAAAGACGGCGGAAGGTCAGCTCGGCGCGAATGCAAGACGGGTTCACCGCATGCTGCGGGATCTTTTCGACTCGCGGGATCCCAAGGAATGCGCAAAGGGGAATTCGGTGCTCGAAGCACCTCTGCCAAACGGAGGACGCATCCGCTTTGTCATTACGGCAGACAACGAATTTTCGGAGCAGGAAAACCAACACCTTGATGCCGCGCTGATGGACCGTAAGCAACCGGACCACCGCATCCTCGCTTCAGCCTACCACCTTGCACAAATCAGCAGCAATCCCGTCGTACTGGTCACCAAGGACGCAAACATGGCGCTAAAGGCGAAGTTGCTGAGCCTCAGTGTAGAAGACTATCGCAATGATCGCATTTCAACCGTTGAGAAAGAGGGATATCGGGAGGTGTTGCTCGATGCCGATGCATTTGAGGCACTCTCCAACTACGAATGGGATCATCCCGAAGCCAATGGCATCGAACTCGAACTCCCGGCTGATGCCTACATCAATGAATACTTCCTCATCCGCTGCAGTGATCCCTGTTACCAGGGCATTGTTGAACCCGTTCGCCATCTCGGTGACGGACTGGTCGATTTTCTCCCCCTTTACCGACAGCACTTGCGGCAGGACGTCAACCGCATGGACCGGAACGGCCTGCAAATGCCCTACGGGATACGCGTGATCCCCCGAAATGTTGAACAGTGGATTCACCTCGATGCACTGATGGACCCTGCGATAAGCCTGGTCACCTGCAAAGGCAAAGCCGGAACCGGAAAAACCTTCCTTGCGATGGCGGCGGCTCTGCATGAAGTGCTTTCCGAGCACAGCCACTACCAGCGTCTGCTGGTCGCACGTCCCGTCGTGGAAATGGGCCGCGGCATCGGATACCTGCCTGGCAGCAAGGAAGAAAAGATGGCACCTTACATGCAACCTTACTTTGACAATCTTGAGGTGCTCTTCCCCGCTCGAAAAAAGGATGCAAAAAAGCCTCATGCCAACGGAAACGGAACCCCTCCGCTAAAGGCGTGGGAACGCTTTCAGCAACAGGGTATCCTTGAAATTGAAGCCCTCACCTACATTCGCGGACGCTCAATACCCAATTGCCTGATTGTCGTCGATGAGGCCCAAAACCTCACTCCTCATGAGGTCAAGACGGTCATCACTCGCCTCGCCCAGGGATCGAAGCTGATCCTGCTGGGAGATCCCCAACAGATTGACAATCCATTTCTGGACGCTCGAACCAACGGACTGGTGTACGCCAGAGATCGGTTGCGCGGACATCCCATTGTCGCGCACACGAAGTTGGTCGAAGGCGTTCGCTCAGAGCTTGCAGAACTCGGTGCAAATCTGCTCTGA